Within Dermacentor albipictus isolate Rhodes 1998 colony chromosome 3, USDA_Dalb.pri_finalv2, whole genome shotgun sequence, the genomic segment GCCTCTGGACAAACACTAACCGATGCAGTAATCAACGTTGTCACGTTCCGAACGTCGTAAGGCAACATTTCACACGGTACAAGTATCAAGTAACTCATAAAAAGACCACGACGTCAGGTAATTCCCAAGTTCCCAATGCAAGCCAGTTACAGGACATTCACACACAGACCAGACGTTAGGCGAGAGAGAACTGGTGCTGATCAGGTCTTTCGAAACCAACGCACGTAGCCTCTTTGGCCCGACGCCGCATGTGCTAGAGTGTGCGATCGATAAGGCTTGGCCTGCGACGCCAAATATATACACTCTGGTGGGGAGTCATTTTCAGCACAAGAGGTGCTGCTGCCTTACAGATAGCGTGCCATGTCCCGTTGGACGGATATCTCCGAGACGTGTTTTGGGGATCAATTGCCTCCCGGCCCCCGGGGACTTGTACACACTCGTTAAAGTGCAATGACTTGATACTCCGTGCATGTGACTCTTGCTTCGACGAACAAGGACTGCAGTACGACAGGTGGAGATGTAGCTGTTAGGCGGCACATGTTGAGCGTGCTAAGACGCCTGAGTGCGTTTGTGTAATCCGCAATTTCATTATTTAGACAAATTTCCTGCAATATAAACTTCAGGGAATGAAAAAACATAGCCATCCAATGCATGCTACAGAACTACCTGTAATATGTTATGATTATTCTGCTGCTTACGCATTCTATTGTCAGACTTCCAAGAACAAATGCAATATCCATCTGGAGCAGTTGATATATCCTTTATGAAGACAAGCAGCATTCTTATGCGGTATAGATGAAGAAATCTGTTAAAGACAACGGTGTAAATCACAATCCTAAATAAACGAAAGTGATGGGAAATGAAGTAACAGAGAAAAGAGCGCGAAAGGACAAAATCTTCAGCGAGCGAACGAGGCTGCTTCGGTAAACTAATTCGGTACTATTTGTATTGAGAATTTTTTCACTGTGACTTGTGGATGTCCGTCTTAAGCTAACTTTTACATCTTGGGATAATTCTCACCTAACTAGAGTATGCATAGTACTTAATGACATAAATGTACCACTGATACTTATCTTTAGAGGTCACTACAAGTACACTGTCACTGCATGGATAACTGAAGCACTCTAAAACATTAACTAGCTACTAAAGGACAATACCCCAGTAGAAATCAAACTGACGGTGCAATAGCGCGCAAATTGAGCCACTGCTAAAACTCTATAACACTAAATGCAAGTAATATGTTATTCATATAAGCTAGATGGCATAATCATTGTTCTCCAGCAGTCGCTGGGTTACTCTGGCATTCtcctgctgcgcacgaggtcgcgggttcgatcgcCCTGTGTGGAAGGTCGGTTGTAACCGGTTGTAAATACTGGGACAAACTGAAAACCGCAATTGTTGAAAATTGCTATCGAGTGCGCAACTACGGCGAGTCTCCTAGCCTCAGTGTCACTGTAAGGCGTAAAACCCAATCCATAATTTCGCCACTGCAGTCGTGGACTGAAAGGGTGAATAAATGAAAACTCTCAAGTATGAAGGTTCCGGGAtactttgttttttatttatttgtacatactgtaGCCCTACTGGGCTATTGCAGTAGTGGTATGAAAAGCAGAACAATGACCAATAACAAAGGCAATGTGAACAATACAGACGCAATGAAAATAACTACCTAATCAATGGTCGCTAAAATATGTTTAAATGCAGAGAACGACTATTCCCAGACAAAGAATTTCGATATTCAATGACACGGGGAAAGAAACTGTATTTAAAAGTGTCTGTACAGGCAAAATAACGCGCAatgtttaggtgatggtgacTTCTGGTATTGGACGGTTTAGCAGGAGTTATATAATTATCTGATAAAATCCGGCACGAGGAGTTAATAATACAATGCAGAACCTTTAGCGATTCGTGCATCGGCGATATGAGAGTGATTGCAAGGCTAGCAATGGAAGCGGTGCGGAAGGCGCAACATATCTATCCAACCTGAGGCATATGAAACCAATCGCTTTCTTTTGGATGTCCTCGATTTGATTATTGTCGCATCGCTTATACGGATTCCTAAAAGGAGAAGCATATTCTAGCAAAGGCtggattagagatttatacataaGTAGTTCAGTATGCCATGGGTTCGTGGTCAATATGCGGCGCAGAGAGCCTGAATTTTTCAGTGCCTTTGAGGGTATTAAATCTATGTGATTTAGAACATATTATGTATAAAACTAATTGACCAAGGTATTTATAATAATAATGCTATGAAtgggtatgaagaactttattgggtcctgaaggtcaaccctaggttgacgaaggccgctcccacgttgggactgtcaggctcAATGGGGCTATTACCAGTTTTGTAAGAAAAAACGGAAGGCGTAGTTCTAGTAGTGAAAGTCATAACGATGATATTACGGATGTTAATTGTCACTtgccaggtagcacacaaagagATAAACTTAGAAATTGATTTCTGAATCTGTAAATGGTCAGAAAGGCACGAAATATTATCGTATAATGCGCAGTCATCCGCATACAAACGTGAATTGAAGATATGTGACGAGGCAAAGCAACGGACGCAACACGGAACTTTGCGGTACTCCCGAGGGTACCACTGCTACTCTGGAATTAGCTCCCTTGAAGGACACAAACTGAGATGAATGGGCAAGAAAACTAGAAATCCAGCTGAAAAGGCGGGTATTATTAAGGATGGGGCAAAGTTTATACATCAATTTATTATGAATCACGTTATCGAATGCGTTTGAAAAGTCAATTTTGTTGCCCATGTTGAGGCTAATACATATGTCATGTGTAATTTCACTTAGCTGTGTTAATGTGCTGAATCCACGTGTCAAGCCGTGCTGGACATTAGTTAGTAATCCATGAGGCTAAAGATAGTTCATAATGTGTTCGGAAATACTGTGATTTAACATTTTACACGAATGAGAGGTTAAATAAATTGGTTATAGTTAAATGGAATGTTTTTTTCACCGGCCTTGAATAAAGGAATAACTTGAACCATTTTACAGGATGAGAGTACTGTAAAGGATGAATATAACAGTGAGATAACGACAGGTTCATAATGAGCACCGTACCAAAAACAAGTTAGGAATGCCAACTGGCCCATCACATTTAGTAATATCAAGTTTCAAAATTCAGTTCAAGACATCTTCTACATTTACGTTAATGTCACTGATGGACATGTCACTACGAACAATGGTGTCTGGTTGGTTGACGTTGTTGTCAGGAGTGAAAACGGACTGGAAATACTCATAAATGCATTTGATATATCCCTTTGAATCCCGAATTTTTTTGcgggcgagaaaaaaaattgctgatgGTTTTTTGCTGTTAAGAAGCTATTAAAGAGTGTGTAAAAAATTATGAAGACAATAAGTACACTGGTTTTCAATGGAGAAGCATGTCCAGTATAGTGGACACTGGGATTTATTTGTTGCACATAATCTGGTTTGCTCATTTATGCGACAATGCTGTACGTCTGTCATCTCAAGAGCACAGTGGTTCTTAGAATCACAAACACAGTAGTGAATGacttaagaaaaagtaggaaCTTGCACTTGGAGGGACAGGGTCTTGCATTATCCTCTTTGTGCTCGATGAAACATTAAAACTTAATGTCAACTCTGGCGCTTACTTGCTGTGGAAATCGCGAAAACAGTTTTTGCTTGCCTTCAAGCAAAGAAAGACTTTGCATTTTGTGCACTGAACTTGCGACTTTGCCTTGCATTCTGGCAGTCGACACCTAGCGGAATTTGCCATCACTTGCGGATCTGGCCAATGGCCTTCTTGATCAAAACGCAGGTCAGGGCCTGGTATATGTACGGCAGCCCTGTGGTGGTGTTCGTGTTGAACATCAGTAGCATCTGTACATGGCCTACCACGCCGTTTTCTTTCTTGGGAGCCCCTGATAAGAGCTTCTGCCACCTGCATCCTGAAGTCTAGCAGGTGAAGCACTTGACTCTTCGTGTAGCCTGCCTCTTTGGCGTCTTCTTTGTAACTCAGCCAGCTGTTAACCAAGGCGAGATCGGTGAAGGGGAAAATGACTTTTACAGGCCATTTCTTAGTTTTCATTTTTATGCGATACAGACTGATGAGAAAGTCGTTCAGGTCAACTCCTCCCTTGTGAGTGTTGTAGAATCGGACGCTTGCAGGCCTTTTGACTTCAACgtattttttctgtttcttgtcGTAGCGCCTAGTAGAGCCAACTGACTCAGCTCCACAACATGAAGACAGCAGCGTAACTGACCGCGTATCCATCCATTTCACCACCACCAATTTTCCGTCAGCGCTCACCTTCTCATGACTCGATCCGCGTCCTTCAGCAAGTAGCTCTTTATCGGATTTGAGAGCTGTCTTGACTCTATTTGTCATCACTGTGCCATGACCGAACATTTCCTTCTCAAGAAGGCGCTCAATTAGCGGTACGGACGTGAAAAATCTGTCAAAGCACAAGACGCAGTCATTTCCTCGAGGCATTGAGTCTGCAAGTCGCATGACAATTCCCCCGCCGATTCCGAGATCTTTGTGCTCAGTGGGAATTGGTGTTGTGGCACCCTGGTAGATTTCAAAGTCCAATACCCTACCGAGAGAGTCAGCAAGTACAAAGTTCTTGAGTCCGGTCGGGTTTGGCTTCCCCCGAACATACTGACGCAGTTCTGTTCTGCCTGTAAACGGAATCATCTGTTCGTCTACACAGGCTGCATTAGACCTGGGAATTTTCAGACAGGCTTTCCTCACACGGTCTAGGAGGGCCTGAACCTTCCAGCATCGGTTGCTTTCATCATAGTCAGTGTCGTTGTTGCAGACGTGCAACGCGTTTCTGAGACGGAAAAAGCGATCTCTAGGCATGGCATCCGTAATTATTGATACTCGAGTTGCTGCTGCCCAATACATGCGGGCCTGAGGAAACTTCAGGTTGCCCATTACAATGTGCATTCCAAAAGGAGCTTTCGCTTCTTTGGCTGTCATACCTAGGGTGGTCCCATTCGTCTGAATCCAGTACAAGTTCGTTCTGGTTGCTGCGAACTCCCAAAAGTCGTCTTCAAAATATTCTTTAAAATATGTCAGAGGCGTCTGGGGCTCTTGACAGTGCTGCGTGGGTGCGGTTCTTTCTATGTCAATCGGTGCTGAAAATGCCTGTGCCATCCACGACTGTGCGACTTTTTGGCGGGAACGTTGTGGTCGAGATACTTTCTCAAACTTTTCGTTTTGACCACTTTCATCTCCACTCGAAGAATCGTCGCTGCTTTCGTCCAGTAGGGATTCCAGCTGGAATTTCTCCGCTTCATCGCCCGAGTCCGAATCGACGTCTAGGTCGGACTGGTCCCCAAACAAAAGCTCTTGAATTTCTTCATTGGTGAACGTCTTTTCTGCAAACAAAACAACCAAATAGTGCTCAAAATTATGTTACTTGTATGAAAAATCCCCATCAATGTATTCCTACCACGATACTAGGCGTCATGCAATTTTACCACCAGAAAAAATGAAATCCAAACGCAACCTGATTGCACGGGG encodes:
- the LOC135896286 gene encoding piggyBac transposable element-derived protein 3-like, which codes for MPDYVPSVARWMLECWTSEEFWKVLEKTFTNEEIQELLFGDQSDLDVDSDSGDEAEKFQLESLLDESSDDSSSGDESGQNEKFEKVSRPQRSRQKVAQSWMAQAFSAPIDIERTAPTQHCQEPQTPLTYFKEYFEDDFWEFAATRTNLYWIQTNGTTLGMTAKEAKAPFGMHIVMGNLKFPQARMYWAAATRVSIITDAMPRDRFFRLRNALHVCNNDTDYDESNRCWKVQALLDRVRKACLKIPRSNAACVDEQMIPFTGRTELRQYVRGKPNPTGLKNFVLADSLGRVLDFEIYQGATTPIPTEHKDLGIGGGIVMRLADSMPRGNDCVLCFDRFFTSVPLIERLLEKEMFGHGTVMTNRVKTALKSDKELLAEGRGSSHEKVSADGKLVVVKWMDTRSVTLLSSCCGAESVGSTRRYDKKQKKYVEVKRPASVRFYNTHKGGVDLNDFLISLYRIKMKTKKWPVKVIFPFTDLALVNSWLSYKEDAKEAGYTKSQVLHLLDFRMQVAEALIRGSQERKRRGLPYIYQALTCVLIKKAIGQIRK